One region of Syntrophobacter fumaroxidans MPOB genomic DNA includes:
- a CDS encoding carbon-nitrogen family hydrolase, with protein MRELVAACLQLRVVPGNVDANLANAREGIEELASGECRLVVLPEMWACGFPYSRLQEVASRTPEVVEEMRGWARRHGMVLVGSLPESVDGRIYNTSYVIDANGEIAGSYRKVHLFSLHHEDLHFGRGETSLVCSTEAGELGVMICYDLRFPELGRKLALDGARIMCVSSHWPDIRIDHWSLLLRARAVENQLFVIGCNGCGTEKKMRYGGASAIISPMGKVLIEAGTGPESIAAALDMEEVDRFRKLITCFPDRVPAVYE; from the coding sequence ATGCGCGAATTGGTGGCCGCGTGCCTTCAGCTCCGGGTCGTGCCGGGGAATGTGGACGCCAACCTGGCCAATGCCCGGGAGGGCATTGAAGAGCTCGCCTCGGGGGAATGCCGCCTGGTCGTTTTGCCGGAGATGTGGGCATGCGGGTTTCCCTACTCCAGGTTGCAGGAGGTCGCGTCGAGAACCCCTGAAGTCGTTGAAGAAATGAGGGGGTGGGCGCGCCGCCATGGAATGGTGCTTGTGGGGAGCCTCCCGGAAAGCGTCGACGGCAGGATCTACAACACCAGTTACGTCATCGACGCGAACGGAGAGATTGCCGGGAGTTACCGAAAAGTCCACCTCTTTTCCCTGCATCACGAAGACCTCCACTTCGGCCGCGGCGAAACCTCTCTGGTGTGCTCGACCGAGGCGGGGGAACTGGGCGTCATGATCTGTTATGACCTGCGATTCCCGGAACTGGGGCGAAAACTCGCGCTGGACGGCGCGCGGATCATGTGCGTATCGTCGCACTGGCCCGACATCAGAATCGATCACTGGTCCCTGCTGCTGCGAGCCAGGGCGGTGGAGAATCAACTGTTCGTCATCGGCTGCAACGGCTGCGGCACCGAGAAGAAAATGCGATACGGCGGGGCCTCCGCCATCATATCCCCCATGGGAAAGGTGTTGATCGAAGCCGGCACCGGCCCGGAATCGATTGCCGCGGCATTGGACATGGAGGAGGTCGACAGGTTTCGAAAGCTCATCACCTGTTTCCCGGACCGTGTGCCGGCCGTGTACGAATAG
- a CDS encoding CoB--CoM heterodisulfide reductase iron-sulfur subunit A family protein: MADVLNANRSILVAGGGMSGLSAALEAAEAGIPVCLVEREPYLGGRVARMNKYFPKLCPPSCGLEINFRRIRNNPLIRVFTMAEVEKIAGEAGNFDVTIKVAPRYVNEKCTGCGLCSEAASTAVPDAFNYGLQTVRAAYLPHEFAFPMRYVVAPEVIGTPEAEAIKAACPYGAVELDMQPATFDLNVGAIVWATGWQPYDATGIRYCGVGKHRNVITNVVMERLASPGGPTGGRITRPSDGVEAKKIAFVQCAGSRDENHLPYCSGVCCLASLKQATYLLERHENASATIFYIDIRALGKYESFFTTVRSDPRVNLIKGKPGEISEDPETGMVTVQVEDQATGGIVKDQFDLVVLAVGMVPSCAVETPPAQLALDEHGFVLDEQPVPGIVGAGCARKPVDVASSVQDATAAALKAIQATCRR, encoded by the coding sequence ATGGCCGATGTGCTGAACGCGAACCGGAGCATTCTGGTTGCAGGAGGAGGCATGAGCGGCCTCAGCGCCGCCTTGGAAGCCGCTGAAGCCGGTATCCCGGTTTGCCTGGTGGAGCGCGAACCCTACCTCGGGGGGCGTGTCGCAAGAATGAACAAGTATTTTCCGAAGTTGTGCCCACCGAGCTGCGGACTCGAAATCAACTTCCGTCGCATCCGGAACAACCCCCTGATCCGGGTCTTCACCATGGCCGAGGTGGAGAAGATTGCGGGGGAGGCGGGGAATTTCGATGTAACCATCAAGGTCGCCCCCCGCTACGTGAACGAAAAATGCACCGGTTGCGGTTTGTGTTCGGAAGCGGCATCCACCGCCGTTCCGGATGCCTTCAACTACGGTCTTCAGACCGTCAGGGCCGCCTATCTCCCCCATGAATTCGCTTTCCCGATGCGCTATGTTGTGGCCCCGGAGGTCATCGGGACTCCCGAGGCCGAGGCCATCAAGGCCGCCTGCCCATACGGCGCCGTCGAGCTCGACATGCAGCCGGCCACCTTTGACCTCAACGTCGGAGCGATCGTCTGGGCCACCGGCTGGCAGCCGTACGACGCGACCGGGATTCGTTACTGCGGCGTTGGGAAACATCGGAACGTGATCACCAACGTCGTTATGGAGCGGTTGGCATCACCGGGCGGTCCCACGGGAGGAAGGATTACCAGGCCCTCGGACGGCGTCGAGGCCAAAAAGATCGCCTTCGTGCAATGCGCCGGATCACGGGACGAGAACCACCTGCCCTACTGTTCCGGCGTGTGCTGCCTCGCTTCCCTCAAGCAGGCGACCTATCTGCTCGAGCGCCATGAAAATGCAAGTGCCACCATCTTTTACATCGACATACGGGCACTCGGGAAATACGAGTCGTTCTTCACAACGGTACGGAGCGATCCCCGGGTGAACCTGATCAAGGGCAAGCCGGGCGAGATCTCCGAAGACCCGGAGACCGGCATGGTAACGGTGCAGGTCGAGGACCAGGCAACCGGAGGCATCGTGAAGGATCAGTTCGACCTCGTGGTGCTCGCCGTCGGAATGGTGCCCTCCTGCGCCGTCGAGACCCCTCCGGCGCAACTGGCCCTGGACGAGCACGGCTTTGTCCTCGACGAACAGCCGGTGCCGGGAATCGTGGGAGCCGGCTGCGCCAGGAAACCGGTCGATGTCGCGTCCAGCGTGCAGGACGCCACCGCTGCGGCTCTCAAGGCTATTCAAGCGACTTGCAGGAGGTAG
- the aprA gene encoding adenylyl-sulfate reductase subunit alpha, with amino-acid sequence MPNFETVVVETDLLIIGGGMSACGAAFEAAYWAKKHGLKVTVVDKAAMDRSGAVAMGLSAINQYIGYAKGENTLEDYVKYVRQDLMGISREDLVYNIARHVDSSVHLFEKWGLPIWKDADGKYVHEGRWQIMINGESYKVLVAEAAKNAMATLGDKGELLERVFIVEPLMDGDKCVGGVGFSVRENKFYVIKAKATIAAMGGAVHVFRPRSVGEGLGRAWYPPWNAGSTAYFTIRAGAEMTCQEVRFIPVRFKDGYGPVGAWFLLFKSRAVNAFGEEYMVTRANELPKWAPYGLAKPIPANLRNWLGMEDVMAGKGPIYMKTEEAIANLAAKYKDDPKAFKKKMKELESEAWEDFLDMTISQALLWAGSNIQPEEKPSEIAAAEPYFIGSHSGASGAWVCGPEDVMPAEYKKQWEPIGVYANMTTVKALFTCGDGSGASSHKFSSGSHAEGRVAAKGAIAYILDNNVAPKVDDAKVEALKKIILAPMDRFEEFAKLSSDPDINPNFIKPKMFMFRLQKIMDEYCAGVSSQFTTNKSLLTRGLELLTMLKEDSEKLAASDLHELLRAWENTHRLWIAESHLRHVMFREESRWPGYYYRADFPDMDEANWKCFVNSVYNPATGEWTMKKVPVVNIV; translated from the coding sequence ATGCCTAATTTTGAAACCGTAGTAGTCGAAACCGATCTCCTGATCATCGGCGGCGGTATGTCCGCGTGTGGCGCGGCTTTCGAGGCTGCATACTGGGCGAAGAAGCACGGCCTGAAGGTGACCGTGGTTGACAAGGCCGCCATGGACCGTTCCGGCGCGGTGGCGATGGGTCTGTCCGCCATCAACCAGTACATCGGATACGCCAAGGGCGAAAACACCCTGGAAGACTATGTGAAGTACGTTCGCCAGGACCTCATGGGCATCTCCCGTGAAGATCTGGTCTACAACATCGCCCGCCACGTGGATTCCTCGGTCCATCTTTTCGAAAAATGGGGCCTCCCCATCTGGAAAGACGCCGACGGCAAGTACGTGCATGAAGGCCGCTGGCAGATCATGATCAACGGTGAATCCTACAAGGTGCTCGTGGCCGAGGCCGCCAAGAACGCCATGGCCACCCTGGGCGACAAGGGCGAGCTTCTGGAGCGCGTGTTCATCGTCGAACCCCTCATGGACGGTGACAAGTGCGTCGGCGGCGTGGGTTTCAGCGTGCGCGAGAACAAGTTTTACGTCATCAAGGCCAAAGCCACCATCGCCGCGATGGGCGGCGCGGTTCACGTGTTCCGGCCCCGGTCCGTGGGCGAAGGTCTCGGACGCGCCTGGTATCCCCCCTGGAACGCCGGTTCCACCGCGTACTTCACCATCCGCGCCGGCGCCGAAATGACCTGCCAGGAAGTGCGTTTCATCCCGGTTCGTTTCAAAGACGGGTACGGCCCGGTGGGCGCATGGTTCCTGCTGTTCAAATCCCGCGCGGTCAACGCTTTCGGTGAAGAATACATGGTGACCCGCGCCAACGAGCTGCCCAAGTGGGCTCCTTACGGTCTGGCCAAGCCCATCCCCGCCAACCTGCGCAACTGGCTGGGCATGGAAGACGTCATGGCCGGCAAGGGCCCGATCTACATGAAGACGGAAGAGGCCATTGCCAACCTGGCAGCCAAGTACAAAGACGATCCCAAGGCCTTCAAGAAGAAGATGAAGGAACTCGAGAGCGAGGCATGGGAAGACTTCCTCGACATGACCATCAGCCAGGCCCTTCTCTGGGCGGGCAGCAACATACAGCCCGAAGAGAAGCCTTCCGAAATCGCCGCCGCCGAACCTTACTTCATCGGTTCGCACTCCGGCGCTTCCGGTGCCTGGGTTTGCGGTCCCGAGGACGTCATGCCGGCCGAGTACAAGAAGCAGTGGGAGCCCATCGGTGTGTACGCGAACATGACCACCGTCAAGGCCCTCTTCACCTGCGGTGACGGCTCCGGCGCATCCAGCCACAAGTTCTCCTCCGGCTCCCACGCCGAAGGCCGCGTGGCCGCCAAGGGCGCCATTGCCTACATCCTGGACAACAACGTCGCTCCCAAGGTCGACGATGCCAAGGTGGAAGCATTGAAAAAGATCATCCTGGCCCCGATGGACCGGTTTGAAGAGTTCGCGAAGCTTTCCAGCGACCCGGACATCAACCCGAACTTCATCAAGCCCAAGATGTTCATGTTCCGCCTGCAGAAGATCATGGATGAATACTGCGCCGGCGTGTCGTCGCAGTTCACCACCAACAAGTCCCTGCTCACCAGGGGCCTCGAACTGCTCACCATGCTCAAGGAAGACTCCGAGAAGCTGGCGGCGTCCGATCTGCACGAACTGCTGCGCGCCTGGGAGAATACCCACCGCCTGTGGATCGCGGAGAGCCATCTGCGCCATGTCATGTTCCGCGAAGAGAGCCGTTGGCCCGGCTACTACTATCGCGCCGACTTCCCCGACATGGACGAGGCGAACTGGAAGTGTTTCGTCAACTCCGTCTACAATCCCGCAACGGGTGAGTGGACCATGAAGAAGGTCCCGGTTGTGAACATCGTGTAA
- a CDS encoding hydrogenase iron-sulfur subunit, with product MEKKMGVYICTGCGIGAALDIEALARVATDEYKIASCGEHPHLCSPEGVALARSGLESEGTGFVVIAACSPRVMTDVFDFSPGAVVERVNLREQVVWSHAPNDENTQMMAEDALRMGIVKLSETQPPDPFIGEELSKRILVVGGGLTGLTAANETAKAGYEAVLVEKEKELGGYLRRVHKVPPSSPPYDTPHDSPLDQLIREVTSRPKIKVHTGAQIASTSGAPCMFDVTVRGDGSEWTERVGGIVLATGSVSYDAAKLTHLGRGRFPDVVTAAELEEMFVSGNVARPSNGGRVGSVAFILCAGSRDPEHLPYCSSACCVESLKLASCFKSMNPQMPVYIFYQDMRANGTYELLYKQAQKDGTIFIRGAVRDVEDDGSGGLVIVADDELTRSPIMSEGVDLVVLAVGMVPTSAFGDPFKAQAAKEGEEESAVPADTVLVSNLLNLQYRQGPELPTLNHGFPDSHFICFPYESRRTGIYPAGTVRAPMDYAAAVQDATGAALKAIQCVEMVSGGKAVHPRAGDTSYPEFFMQRCTQCKRCTEECPFGAINEDEKANPLPNPTRCRRCGVCMGACPERIISFRNYSVTMIGNMIKNIQVPDEYEEKPRILVLACENDACPALDMTGIRRLAYNPWVRVIPVRCLGSTNLVWIADALSKGIDGILLLGCKHGDDYQCHFIKGSELADIRMSKIRETLNRLVLEADRVRFEQIAISDYRRLPEVLDGFAARIEELGPNPYKGY from the coding sequence ATGGAAAAGAAGATGGGCGTGTACATATGCACGGGGTGCGGCATCGGAGCGGCTCTGGACATCGAGGCTCTGGCCAGGGTGGCAACCGACGAATACAAGATCGCGTCATGCGGGGAGCACCCTCACCTTTGCAGCCCCGAAGGCGTGGCGCTCGCCCGGTCCGGCCTGGAGTCCGAAGGGACGGGTTTCGTTGTGATTGCGGCCTGTTCTCCGCGCGTGATGACCGACGTGTTCGACTTTTCCCCCGGTGCCGTGGTGGAGAGGGTCAACCTCCGGGAACAGGTGGTGTGGTCCCATGCGCCCAACGACGAAAACACGCAGATGATGGCCGAGGACGCCCTGCGCATGGGAATCGTCAAGCTTTCCGAAACCCAGCCTCCCGACCCTTTCATCGGGGAGGAGCTCAGCAAGCGTATCCTGGTTGTGGGCGGTGGCCTGACCGGATTGACCGCGGCCAACGAGACCGCCAAAGCCGGGTACGAAGCCGTGTTGGTGGAAAAGGAAAAAGAGCTCGGAGGGTACCTTCGAAGGGTCCACAAAGTGCCTCCGTCCTCTCCGCCTTACGACACTCCGCATGACTCGCCGCTGGATCAACTGATCCGGGAAGTGACGAGCCGGCCGAAGATAAAGGTCCATACGGGGGCTCAAATTGCCTCGACGTCGGGGGCGCCGTGCATGTTCGACGTCACGGTTCGCGGTGACGGGTCCGAATGGACGGAACGGGTCGGCGGGATCGTTTTGGCGACCGGTTCCGTGTCCTACGATGCGGCAAAGCTTACCCATCTCGGCCGCGGTCGGTTTCCGGACGTCGTCACGGCCGCCGAGCTCGAAGAGATGTTCGTCTCCGGCAACGTCGCGCGTCCCTCCAACGGGGGGCGGGTCGGCAGCGTGGCCTTCATCCTCTGCGCGGGTTCCCGCGACCCGGAACACCTGCCCTACTGTTCGTCGGCGTGTTGCGTGGAATCCCTGAAGCTGGCGAGCTGCTTCAAATCCATGAACCCGCAGATGCCGGTTTATATTTTTTACCAGGACATGCGCGCCAACGGGACGTATGAGTTGCTTTACAAACAGGCCCAGAAGGACGGCACGATTTTCATCCGGGGAGCCGTCCGCGATGTCGAGGACGATGGATCGGGGGGGCTTGTCATCGTTGCAGACGATGAGCTGACGCGCTCCCCGATCATGTCGGAGGGCGTCGACCTGGTGGTGTTGGCTGTGGGCATGGTTCCCACGAGCGCCTTTGGAGACCCCTTCAAGGCCCAGGCCGCCAAGGAAGGCGAGGAAGAATCGGCGGTTCCCGCCGACACCGTGCTGGTGTCGAACCTGCTCAATCTCCAGTACCGCCAGGGTCCGGAGCTCCCGACGCTCAACCACGGTTTCCCCGATTCCCATTTCATCTGTTTCCCGTACGAATCACGCCGTACGGGAATCTATCCGGCCGGGACAGTGCGCGCGCCCATGGACTACGCCGCAGCCGTGCAGGACGCCACGGGCGCCGCCCTCAAAGCGATCCAGTGCGTCGAGATGGTTTCCGGCGGCAAAGCCGTCCATCCCAGGGCCGGGGACACCAGCTACCCGGAGTTCTTCATGCAGCGGTGCACGCAGTGCAAGCGGTGCACGGAAGAATGTCCCTTCGGCGCGATCAACGAGGATGAAAAAGCCAATCCGCTTCCGAACCCCACGCGGTGCCGCCGTTGCGGAGTCTGCATGGGCGCCTGCCCGGAACGGATCATCTCGTTCAGGAACTACTCCGTGACCATGATCGGAAACATGATCAAGAACATCCAGGTTCCCGACGAGTACGAGGAAAAGCCCCGCATCCTTGTCCTCGCGTGCGAAAACGACGCCTGCCCGGCGCTGGACATGACCGGTATCCGGCGCCTCGCTTACAACCCGTGGGTCCGGGTGATCCCGGTCCGATGTCTGGGTTCAACGAACCTCGTCTGGATTGCCGACGCCCTCTCCAAGGGAATCGACGGCATCCTGCTGCTCGGATGCAAACACGGGGACGATTACCAGTGCCATTTCATCAAGGGAAGCGAACTCGCCGATATTCGCATGAGCAAGATCCGGGAAACCCTCAATCGCCTTGTTCTGGAGGCGGATCGAGTCCGCTTCGAACAGATTGCGATATCCGACTACAGGCGTCTTCCGGAAGTCCTCGACGGCTTCGCCGCGCGGATAGAAGAGCTTGGCCCGAACCCCTACAAAGGTTATTGA
- a CDS encoding YkgJ family cysteine cluster protein: MVQTDPTPDQPVLKDDSPFRFVCRDTLPCFTQCCRDVNIYLTPYDILRLRRALRIGSTEFLEKHTRHFLARTVNIPVVQLRMDEDTLRCMFVSDAGCTVYENRPWACRMFPLDLGSREGEYQLIAGKDRCLGLLESSSSSVGEWLEGQGVAPYVEMERLFQTVVPSSFKRGAPMDAGLGKIMFLAYDLDRFVEIIRDERFKTFYAVDEDTLRRALSDDEELLRLAFRYIRSQLEELYPVT, encoded by the coding sequence ATGGTTCAGACTGACCCGACACCGGATCAACCGGTGCTCAAGGACGACAGTCCTTTTCGTTTCGTCTGCAGGGACACGCTCCCGTGCTTCACTCAATGCTGCCGCGATGTGAACATCTACCTTACCCCCTACGACATCCTGCGGCTTCGTCGCGCTCTGCGGATCGGATCGACGGAATTTCTGGAAAAACATACACGGCACTTTCTCGCTCGCACCGTGAACATTCCCGTGGTCCAACTCCGTATGGATGAGGACACCCTGAGGTGCATGTTCGTCTCCGACGCCGGCTGCACCGTATACGAGAACCGGCCGTGGGCCTGCCGCATGTTTCCTCTCGATCTGGGTTCCCGTGAGGGCGAATACCAGCTCATTGCCGGGAAGGACCGGTGCCTGGGCCTGTTGGAATCGTCTTCTTCGAGCGTGGGCGAATGGCTCGAAGGCCAGGGCGTCGCGCCGTATGTCGAAATGGAACGGCTGTTTCAAACGGTCGTTCCTTCGAGCTTCAAGAGGGGCGCCCCCATGGACGCCGGCCTCGGGAAGATCATGTTTCTTGCCTACGATCTGGACCGCTTCGTCGAAATCATCAGGGACGAGCGATTCAAGACGTTCTATGCCGTGGACGAAGACACGCTTCGCCGCGCCCTCTCGGATGATGAGGAGCTGTTGAGACTCGCGTTCCGCTATATCCGCAGCCAGTTGGAAGAACTCTACCCGGTGACCTGA
- a CDS encoding YkgJ family cysteine cluster protein yields the protein MSAVETTAPEPIRGLLEPLRDGKFKFACHPGVPCFTECCRDLKLLLTPYDIVQLKNHLGMDARSFLDRYTETVFDEQRRLPMIHLKMQENERKSCPFVSPAGCTVYSGRPSACRIYPLARASRVHRAHGTVIEDYFLLHESHCAGFEEDRVWNVREWLGDQGLIACNAMNNQWMEIVTHPRLLRGNPLSAKQQQMFFLAGYNMDQFREFVLKSRFLSIFELTSEEIEGLTESDERLLCVAFRWLKFALLNEPELKMRDASAAP from the coding sequence ATGTCAGCCGTTGAAACGACCGCGCCCGAACCCATCCGGGGATTGCTCGAACCCCTGAGGGACGGGAAGTTCAAATTCGCATGCCACCCCGGCGTCCCGTGTTTCACGGAGTGCTGCCGAGACCTGAAACTTCTGCTGACCCCTTACGATATCGTGCAGCTGAAGAATCACCTGGGCATGGATGCCCGCAGCTTCCTGGACCGCTACACCGAAACCGTCTTCGACGAACAACGCCGGCTCCCGATGATCCACCTGAAGATGCAGGAGAACGAACGCAAGAGCTGCCCGTTCGTCTCGCCTGCCGGCTGCACGGTCTACTCCGGACGTCCCTCGGCATGCCGCATATACCCCCTTGCCAGGGCCTCACGGGTGCACCGCGCTCACGGTACCGTGATCGAAGACTACTTCCTCTTGCATGAAAGCCACTGTGCGGGTTTTGAGGAGGATCGGGTCTGGAATGTTCGGGAATGGCTTGGAGACCAGGGATTGATCGCCTGCAACGCAATGAACAACCAATGGATGGAAATCGTCACGCATCCGCGGCTGCTCCGGGGAAATCCCCTGTCGGCGAAGCAGCAGCAGATGTTCTTCCTGGCCGGTTACAACATGGACCAGTTCCGAGAATTTGTGCTGAAGAGCCGTTTTCTGAGCATTTTCGAATTGACGTCGGAGGAGATCGAAGGGCTGACCGAGAGCGACGAACGTCTGCTCTGCGTTGCATTCAGATGGCTCAAATTCGCCCTCCTGAACGAACCGGAACTGAAGATGCGGGATGCATCGGCCGCCCCTTGA
- a CDS encoding (Fe-S)-binding protein, translating into MEPKNVLLEMRDYLTELGAETLNWCMQCGLCTNLCPWRLVSGETSEQFNIRHMQRLGQMGIEGFEDEKILFACSTCGMCQTNCPRGVKIVDNVRTMRTSIVGAGMPPAYLRPVLGSAFANGNPWSGPREKRMDWTSGLDVPAFDAGKEYFLFVCCHSCYDPRGTRIARSVAKLLKHAGVSFGVIGTEESCCGESMRKIGDEELFAKLAQNNIELFNSRGVRKIVTTSPHCLWTFKNEYPELGGEWEVVHYTELLQQLYADGKLSLTAGMGKKVAFHDPCYLGRHSGIYDAPRQLAAAIPGVEMTELERCRDSSLCCAGGGGRIWAEVPVGERFGELRIKDAVRAGAEVLTTSCPYCVNMMTDACNSLGNQDVLQIIELSELLVKAVPCDD; encoded by the coding sequence ATGGAACCTAAGAACGTATTGCTGGAGATGCGGGATTACCTGACGGAGTTGGGAGCGGAAACGCTGAACTGGTGCATGCAGTGCGGACTGTGCACCAATTTGTGTCCCTGGAGGCTGGTTTCCGGAGAGACGAGCGAACAATTCAACATCCGCCACATGCAGCGGCTCGGGCAGATGGGCATCGAGGGTTTCGAGGACGAGAAGATACTTTTCGCCTGTTCCACTTGCGGCATGTGCCAGACGAATTGCCCGCGCGGCGTCAAGATCGTCGACAACGTTCGGACCATGCGCACGAGCATCGTCGGCGCCGGGATGCCGCCGGCCTATCTGCGACCCGTTCTGGGCAGCGCCTTCGCCAACGGCAATCCTTGGTCGGGGCCCAGGGAGAAGCGCATGGACTGGACGAGCGGGCTCGATGTGCCCGCCTTCGACGCGGGCAAGGAATATTTTCTTTTCGTCTGCTGCCATTCCTGTTATGACCCGCGGGGAACCCGGATCGCCAGGAGCGTTGCCAAGCTGCTCAAGCACGCGGGGGTGAGTTTCGGAGTGATCGGAACGGAAGAAAGCTGCTGCGGGGAAAGCATGCGCAAAATCGGTGACGAGGAACTCTTCGCGAAACTCGCTCAGAACAACATCGAGCTGTTCAACAGCCGTGGAGTCCGAAAAATCGTCACAACATCACCCCATTGCCTGTGGACCTTCAAGAATGAATACCCCGAACTGGGCGGGGAGTGGGAAGTCGTGCACTATACGGAGCTTCTTCAGCAGTTGTATGCCGACGGGAAGCTTTCCTTGACCGCCGGCATGGGAAAGAAGGTCGCTTTCCACGATCCGTGCTACCTTGGCCGTCACAGCGGGATTTACGACGCGCCTCGGCAGCTTGCGGCCGCCATTCCGGGAGTGGAGATGACGGAGCTGGAACGTTGCCGGGATTCCAGCCTGTGCTGCGCCGGAGGCGGCGGCCGGATATGGGCCGAAGTCCCGGTGGGCGAGCGATTCGGGGAGTTGCGGATCAAGGACGCCGTCCGGGCCGGCGCCGAAGTTCTGACAACGTCGTGCCCCTATTGCGTCAACATGATGACCGATGCCTGCAACAGCCTGGGAAATCAGGACGTGCTGCAGATCATCGAGCTGTCCGAGCTGCTGGTCAAGGCCGTTCCCTGCGACGACTGA
- the aprB gene encoding adenylyl-sulfate reductase subunit beta, with the protein MPSYVILEKCDGCKGQDKTACMYICPNDLMVLDKEKMKAFNRAPEMCWECYNCVKICPQQAIDVRAYADFVPMGASVVPLRGSEDIMWTVKFRNGMVKRFKFPIRTTPEGKADPLAGFATGTDDIKSPVLCTEPASTWASELPTLKK; encoded by the coding sequence ATGCCAAGCTATGTGATTCTGGAAAAGTGCGATGGCTGCAAAGGGCAGGACAAGACTGCATGCATGTACATCTGTCCAAACGACCTGATGGTTTTGGACAAGGAAAAGATGAAAGCCTTCAACCGGGCACCGGAAATGTGCTGGGAATGTTACAACTGCGTGAAGATTTGCCCCCAGCAGGCGATCGATGTGCGTGCCTACGCCGATTTCGTTCCCATGGGAGCTTCAGTGGTTCCCCTCCGCGGCTCCGAAGACATCATGTGGACCGTCAAGTTTCGTAACGGCATGGTGAAACGTTTCAAGTTCCCCATTCGGACCACCCCGGAAGGAAAAGCTGATCCATTGGCAGGTTTCGCTACGGGTACGGACGACATCAAGAGCCCCGTGCTCTGCACCGAGCCGGCTTCCACCTGGGCCAGCGAGCTTCCAACCCTGAAGAAATAA
- a CDS encoding ogr/Delta-like zinc finger family protein has translation MAEDKTICPHCGCKMSKWRTPPMSTWSAEYFYVCFNDECSYYIRGWQHMKDTTEVSCSYRHRFDPETGATGPLPVWSPDAGKSEIIAD, from the coding sequence ATGGCTGAAGACAAGACGATATGCCCTCACTGCGGCTGCAAAATGAGCAAGTGGAGAACGCCTCCGATGTCCACCTGGAGCGCGGAGTATTTCTATGTTTGCTTCAATGACGAGTGTTCCTACTACATCCGGGGCTGGCAGCACATGAAGGACACCACGGAGGTCTCCTGCTCGTACCGGCACCGTTTCGATCCGGAAACCGGGGCCACGGGGCCTCTCCCGGTCTGGTCCCCGGATGCGGGAAAATCTGAAATCATCGCCGACTGA
- a CDS encoding DUF5663 domain-containing protein, with protein sequence MSQKEPEVTEPRQAGPSQPIRNPYILNFCKVLVERKSEKVEGEALKKLLNDMYRLFECMLGQNMIAALPEDLRKEYLTATEDLSKLTYEKIGEVFDRNVPDYERIMKDTMKQFAEIFLRNRHFRPEDYPVPMEAYSVQEPV encoded by the coding sequence ATGTCTCAAAAAGAGCCAGAGGTGACCGAACCCCGGCAGGCAGGTCCGTCGCAGCCGATTCGAAATCCTTACATCCTGAATTTCTGCAAAGTGCTGGTGGAAAGGAAGAGCGAGAAAGTGGAAGGCGAGGCGTTGAAAAAACTGCTCAACGACATGTATCGCCTGTTCGAGTGCATGCTCGGACAGAACATGATCGCCGCTCTCCCCGAAGATCTGCGCAAGGAATACCTCACCGCGACCGAAGACCTGAGCAAGCTCACGTACGAAAAGATCGGCGAGGTATTCGACCGGAACGTTCCCGATTACGAGCGGATCATGAAAGACACGATGAAGCAGTTCGCTGAGATATTTCTCAGGAACCGGCATTTCCGGCCCGAGGATTATCCCGTTCCCATGGAAGCCTATTCCGTCCAGGAACCCGTGTGA